The genomic stretch CGGCGCGCCTTCTCCACCATCTCGCGGGTGGGGCCGCCGCCGCCGTCGCCGTGGCCGAACGGGTACAGCGACGTCGTCGCTCGTCCCTTGTCCTGGAAGTTCCGCACCACGTGGGCCAGCTCGGCGCCGTCGAAGTTGCCGTTGTAGGTGTCGGCGGGCGGGAAGTGCGTGAAGATCCGCGACCCGTCGATGCCCTCCCACCAGAAGGAGTGGTGGGGGAACTTGTTGGTCTCGTTCCAGGAGATCTTCTGGGTGAGGAACCAGTCGAAGCCGGCGAGGCGCGCCAGCTGCGGGTAGGCGGCGGTGTACCCGAAGGAGTCGGGCAGCCACACGCCGTGGGGCTCCACGCCGAGCTGCTCGCGGAAGTACTTCGTCCCGACGACGATCTGCCGGGCGAGGGCCTCGCCGCCGGGCAGGTTGCCGTCGGCCTCGACCCACTGGCCGCCCACGGGCGCCCACGTGCCGTCGGCGATGGCCTTCTTGATCCGCTCGAAGACGACGGGGTAGCGCTCCTGCGTCCACGCGTACTGCTGCGCGGAGGAGCACGCGAAGACGAGGTCGGGGTACTCCTCGGCGAGCGCCGTGACGTTGGAGAAGGTGCGGCTGTTCTTGCGCATCGTCTCGCGCAGCGGCCACAGCCACGCGGAGTCGATGTGGGCGTGACCGGCGGCGGAGACCACGTGGGCGCTGGCGGTGGCGGGCTTGGCCAGCGCCGGGGCCAGCACCGTGCGCGCTGCGGCGGCGGTGCCGGAGACGTCGCCGAGGTCGAGCGCGTCGACGCAGCGCTCCAAGGCGAAGAGCAGCTCCGCGCGGCGCGGGTCACCGGCGGCCAGCTCCTCGGCCAGCTCGCGGGCCACCTCGACGTCGAGCTGGAGGGCGTAGACCTCCTCGTCCAGGACGGCCAGGTCGGCCTTCGTGAACGTGTAGATCGGGTCCGTTCCCGCCGTGTCGGGGTGGCCCAGCGGCGTCGGCACCATGCCCCCGGCGAGGATGTCGGGGTTGGCGGCGGCCTCGAGCAGCAGGTCGACGCGCTCCCCGCCGGCGGCGGGGCGGGCGATCGGCACGTACTGGTTGCGCGGCGCGACGCCCTTGACCGGCACGCCTTCGGCGGTGTGCACGAGGCCCTCGGCCTGGTTGCCCGGCCAGTCGCCCACGAAGCCGAGGTCGATGACCGCCTCGACGCGCTGCCCGGCCCACGCCTCCGGCACGGTCCCACGCAGCCTGAACCAGCTGGTCGACCACGGCCGCCCCCAGCGGGTGCCAGCAGAGAACGGCTCGTAGGTGGCGCTCAGCGCGTCGGAGACCGGGACGGGCTCGCCGGGGACGTGCCAGACCTCCAGCTGCAGCGGGGTGGTCTCGCGGTAGACCGCCGGGACGATGCGCTCGAGCAGGATGCGCTCGACGCGCTTCGCGACGTGGCGGGTGTCGTCGTGCACGGGACTCCTCAGTCGGTGGTTCTCAGGCGTGGGGGGGCGGGCTTCTCAGACGGCGGTGAGACGGCCGGTGGCCGGCGCGGCGGCGGGCACCCGGAGCAGCTCGACGCCGGCGGCCCCCAGGGCGGCGCAGGTGGCGGGATCTGCGTCCTCGCCGGTGACGACGACGTCGAGCGCACTCGCACCGCACACGCGGGCGACGCCGGAGCCGGGGAACTTGGAGGCGTCAGCGGCGAGCACCACGCGTTCGCTGGCGGCGATCATGGCGCGCTTGATGGGCACCTCGACGATCGTCGTGTCCATCACGGACCCGTCGGGGCCGATACCGCTCGTGCCCAGCACCAGCACGTCGGCGCGCACCTGGCGCAGGGCGTCCTCGGCGAGGAAGCCGACCAGCGAGCGGTACTGGCGCCGGTGGACGCCACCCAGGACGACCAGCTCGACGTCGTCGTCGTCGCGGAGCTCGTCGAAGACGGCCATGTTCGTGGTGACCACGGTGATCGAGCGACCGTGCAGCAGCGACGCGACCTGGTGCGCGGTGGTGCCGATGTCGAGCAGCACCGTCTGGCCGTCCTGCACGAGGGCGGCGCAGGCGGCCGCGATGGCGCGCTTCTCGGGCACGTGCACGTCCGCGACCTGCGCGAAGGGCTCGTCGCGCTCGTCCGGGAGGGGGGCGGCGCCCCCGTAGACGCGCTTGAGCAGCCCCTCCTCGTCGAGCGCGATGAGGTCTCGGCGGATGGTGGCGGCGCTCTGGCCGAGCTTGTCGACCAGCGTGGTGATGGACACCGGCCCGTCGGACCTGACGATGCTGAGGATCATCTGCTGACGGCGCTCGGCGAGCATGTTGCGGACAGTACCTTGCGAACTTCTTCACGTGAAG from Quadrisphaera setariae encodes the following:
- a CDS encoding DeoR/GlpR family DNA-binding transcription regulator is translated as MLAERRQQMILSIVRSDGPVSITTLVDKLGQSAATIRRDLIALDEEGLLKRVYGGAAPLPDERDEPFAQVADVHVPEKRAIAAACAALVQDGQTVLLDIGTTAHQVASLLHGRSITVVTTNMAVFDELRDDDDVELVVLGGVHRRQYRSLVGFLAEDALRQVRADVLVLGTSGIGPDGSVMDTTIVEVPIKRAMIAASERVVLAADASKFPGSGVARVCGASALDVVVTGEDADPATCAALGAAGVELLRVPAAAPATGRLTAV